In Streptomyces sp. P9-A4, the genomic window CCTCGGCCTCGCACCGCCGGACGTCGGTCTGCTGCGGATGATCGCCATGCAGCCCGGCCGGAGTCAGCGCTCCCTCGCCGCCGACCTCGGCGTCGTGCCGAGCCGTGTCGTCGCGCTGATCGACAACCTGGAGCAGAAGGGTTTCGTCGAACGGCGGCGCAGCGTCGAGGACCGTCGTCACCACGAGCTGTACGTGTCCGAGGGGGGCCGCCGGGCCCTCGAAGGGGTACGGGAGGTGGCCGCCGCGCACGAGGACGAGCTGTTCGCTGCGCTGGACGAGGAGGACCGGGTACGGCTGACGGCGCTGCTCGGGCGGATAGCCGAGCAGCAGGGCCTCACGCCGGGAGTCCACCCCGGCTACCGGAACCTGCCGAAGCGCGCGGGTGGCCGGCCGAACTGAGCGGGAGGGGCGGCCCGTCCCGACGTGGCCGTAAACGTCCGTTCGTTTTTCGTTCGACGGGGAAGATCCCTGGGAGCGGAAGGCGTCTCAGGGGGGCGGGGGCATGGGCTCGGGCCGGAGAAGGGACGGGTGCGACTCCTGCGGGGTGCCGTACGGGACCTGGGTCGCGAGTCTCGGAATGGCGCTGTGCCCGGAGTGCGAGGGGACGGGCGCGAGCCCGCCCGCGCGGGACCCGGTGCTGGTGGGCGACGTGCTGGCGGGCCTGGTCGACGCCGTGGCGCACGGGCGACAGCCTCAGCCGTCCGTCGCGAACTGCCGTCGGTGCGGGGCGTCCGCCGCGTGGCACCGCACGGTGCGCGGGCGCTGGATCATGATCGAGCCGGGGGAGCTGGCGGCCGGTGTCGTCCCGGCGGGCAGCCGCTGGCGCGTCGCGGGTGACGGAACCGCCGTGAACCTCGGCTCCGCCGTGCCCTCCGACACCTGCCGGGTGAGCCACTTCGACGTCTGCCCGGCCGGCCCCGAGCCGGCCGGCTCCCCCGTCATGCAGGCGCTGTGGCGAGGCCACGCCCGACGGACCGCCTGACCGGCGGTGGTCCCCCGTCTGACCGGGGCCGTGGCCCCAGCCGTGCCCAGCCGTGCCCGGCCTCTCCCGGCCGTGCCCGGCCTCGCTCCGTCGTCAGCCCAGCTGGGTGAGCGCCTCGGTGGCGATCCGCTCGAAGACGGCCTGGTCGGCGGCGAAGTCGGAGTCGGGGATCGGCCAGTGGATCACGATCTCGGTGAAGCCGATCTCGCGGTGGCGCCCGGCGAAGTCCACGAACGCGTCCACGGACTCCAGCGGCCGGCTCCGGTCCGGCGTGAAGCCGGTCAGCAGCACCTTGTCCAGCTCGGCGACCTCTCGGCCGGTCTCGGCGCAGGCCTTGCCGAGCTTCTCGACCTGGCCGCGCAGCGCCGCCACCGACTGCTCCGGAGTGCCCTCCTCGAAGATCTTCGGGTCACCGGTCGTCACCCACGCCTGCCCGTACCGCGCGGCCAGCTTCAGACCGCGCGGCCCCGTCGCCGCCACCGCGAACGGCAGCCGCGGGCGCTGGACGCAGCCGGGGATGTTCCGCGCCTCGTCGGCCGAGTAGAACGTGCCGGTCTCCGTCACCGCGTCCTCGGTGAGCAGCTGGTCGAGCAGCGCCACGAACTCGCCGAAACGGTCCGCCCGCTCCTTCGGCGTCCACGGCTCCTGGCCCAGCGCGGTCGCGTCGAAGCCATTGCCGCCCGCGCCGATGCCGAGCGTGATCCGCCCGTCGGAGATGTCGTCGAGCGTCATCAGTTCTTTGGCGAGCGTCACCGGATGCCGGAAGTTCGGCGAGGTCACGAGCGTGCCGAGCCGCATCCGCTCGGTGGCCGTAGCCGCCGCGGTGAGCGTGGGCAGCGCGCCGAACCACGGGCCGTCCCGGAAGGTCCGCCAGGACAGGTGGTCATAGGTGTACGCGGCATGGAACCCGAGGTCCTCGGCCCGCCGCCAGGTCTTCTGCCCCTCGCTCCATCGGTGGATGGGGAGGATCACCGTACTCAGACGCATGATGCAGACCATACGCCGGGTTCTGCTCCGATGGCTGTGCCGGCGGAGCGGATGAAGGAAACCGCACCGGCGCCGCTCTGACGGTCGCTACGGTGCCCTCATGAGCACGTGGAGTGAGGCTGAACTCGCGGCCCTGGTCGATGAGGCGACGGTCGACGCGTACGGCGAGGAAGAGCAGCTGACCGGCCTGTTCACCATGCTTGAGGAGCACCTCGATGTGCCTTTCACGACCATGGTTCCCGGCGCCGAGGCAAGGATGCGGAGCATCGACCTCACGCCGGACGGCAGGATCGGCGCGTTGTGCTCTCACGGGCGCGTCCGACAGGCGGTCGGCATCCTGGAGCTGCCGTTGCCCAGCCCGGCTCCCGAGGGGGCGGAGCGGATCGAGGCGTACCGCCACTGGGCAGGTCGAGGCCGGACGCCTCGCCCCTCACGCGGAGGTGGCTCGCAGGAAAGGACTGAACGTGGCTGAGGCCGTGCGGGGCGCGCATCAGGGCGCCGGCGAACCGCCGCTGAACGATCTCATCGCTCGCAGCGCCGAGTTGAAGAAGAAACTGGTCGCCTTCGCTCAGAGCGCCCGCTTCGACCGGTGGTTGACGCCCCTTCTGCTGGAGGCCGCTGGGCCCGCACGGCAGCTGGACGAGGGCGAGGCGATCCGGATCACCGACCACTTCATCCTGCGGTACCGCCTGCCGGACGGTTCGACCGTGGTGGACCGCTTCGTCGCCGGCCGGAAGGACTTGACCGCCGCCGAACGGGAGATGCTGCTCGGCTGGCGTGACCCGGTCGAGGGCGTCTTCGAGATCCAGCGTAAGGACGGGGATGCGGTCATCCTGCTCAACCTTGTCGACGACCTGGAGTACCGCACGTACTCGAACGTCGGGCGGGCGGCGTTCCGCAGAGTGTCCGAGGGTGGATTCCTCCACACCTGCCTGGTGCCCGTTCAATCGGCCGGCGTGGCGTGGCTGGTGTCCGGGGCTATGGAGAGCTACCCCAGGTCAAGCGCCACCGAGATCGCCCAAGCCGCTCTGCGACTGGCCACGCACCACCCCGAACTGGTCTTCCGCAACGCCGAGAAGAGCGAGCAGGGGTGGCAGTGGATGCGGGAGGACCGGACCGCTTTCATGGACTTCTGCGGCGGCGACGAACTGGTCCTTCCGCCTGCCGAAGCCGAGGAACTCCTTGACGGGTACTACCGCCACCGCCATGAGGGCGCCGTCGCCGGACGGCCGGGCCACGCCCGGGGCAGACGTCCTCCCGGCCTGGACCTGCCGTTCTTCGAGCTTCCGCGAGAGCTCGCGGACTCCGACACGGTCGGTGTCATCTACGACCAGGTCGACGGGCTCAACTTCTACGCCGACTACGGGATGCTGCGGGACCTCTTCGCGGACCCCGCCCTCACGGGGCGCAGACAGCACCAGGACCTGCTGCGCACGTACCTGCGCGAGGAGTCGATCACGCCACTGCCGATCCGCCGACTGGCCGCCGCTCATCCGGAGACAGCGGACGACGTGTTCCGGAAGCTGCTGAGGAAGCCTGGATTCACCTGGAGCGAGCACGGCGATGCGCTGCTGCGCCGGCGCAAGCCCTGGTATTACGAGAGCGACCCGCGCCCCGGGGTGTCCGTGATCGGCGACCGTCTGAGCGAGCTGCTCGGTGCGGGGCGGCGCTGAGCTCGTACGTGGAGAAGCTCGACCGATGGCGCGCATACCGCAGTATGCTGGATCCATGGCTGATACGACCCGCATCACGGTCACTCTGCCCACCGAGCAGGTGGCGGAGCTGAAGAGGCTCACGGACAACGTCTCCGGCTACGTCGCGGAGGCCGTTGCCCGCCAGATCAGGCACCACCTGCTCGGTGAGGAGCTGCGCCGCTACGAGGAGGAACACGGCGCGTTCACCGACAAGGAGTTGGCCGCGGCCCAGGCCAGAATCTTCGGCACGGCCGAGCACGAGGAGTCGGCGAGCGCCGCGTGAACAATCGCCTTGAGGCCGTCGTACTGGACTCCCAAGGGCTGTCCGCCTGGATCTCGCAGGACCGGGCCGTGCTCGCGATGATCAGATCCTTCCATTCGATGGCGGCCGATCTCGTGGTCTGCGCCAACACCATCGTGGAGGTCATGCACGCCCGGGTGAACACACCTCGACTGAACTGGGTCCTCTCCCAGGTCAAGGTGGAAGCGGTGACCGAGCAGACGGCCAGAGCCGCCGCCGGGCTGCTGAGAGAAGCCGCCCTGCACGGCCACAAGTACGCGATCGATGCCACCGTCGCCGAGCTGGCGCTCCGCCAGCCGGGCCCGGTGGCCATGCTCACGTCCGACGTCGACGACATGGCCAAGCTGTGCGGGAACCGAGTCCGACTCATCGCGATCTGATCCGCTTCGGGCGGGACCAAGGCGCCCCTGACGTACGTTTTCCCTCGCTCCATCGGTGGATGGGGAGGCTCACCGTACTCAAGCGCATGACGCCACCCTACGCGCGCGCGTGGAACGGGATCCGGACCTTCGAATACCGAGGCGGGGCACACCCCGTGGGGGGAAACTGTGCTCACTGCACGGGACTGAGGGGAGCGGGATCGATGAACGAGACCGACGGTACGGGCGAGGCCGACGGTACGGGCGGTACGGGCGGTACGGGCGGGACCGGCGCTACGGGCGACGCCCCCGCAGCCCCCGGCCCCCGTTCCCTTGCCGCGCGCCGGCGCGACACCGCGCACCGGCTGGACCACGATGTCGACGTCTGGGTCGCCACCGCATCGGCGGACGGCGTGCCATACCTGGTGCCGCTGTCCTTCGACTGGGACGGGGCCGCTCTTCTGGTGGCCACCCCGGCGGACAGCCCGACCGGCCGGAACCTGGCGGCCACCGGGACCGCTCGGCTCGGGCTCGGAGCCACCCGTGATGTGACCATGATCGAGGGCGATGTCGAGGTGCTGGAGATGGACGCGCTGCCGGAGGAGCGGAGGGACCGCTTCGCCGCGCGCACCGGCTTCGACCCGTTTGCGCTGACCACGGCGTACCGCTGGTTCCGCATCACCCCGCGCCGCGTCCAGGCCTGGCGCGAGGCGGACGAACTGCGCGGCCGTGAACTGATGCGGGACGGCGACTGGCTGGCCTGACCCGCCGCACCGCCGCGGTCAGCGGGTCAGGCGGCTCATCCACGGGGTGAGCGAGACGCCGGGGACGAGTTCCTTGTAGGTCTCGTCGCCGGGCAGCGGGACGATCAGCCACCAGCCGGGCGGGAAGAAACGGCCCTTCACATGGGCCAGGCCGCTGTGGAGGGAACGGACGAACGCGGGGACCGCGTCGCGGGGCACGTCCTCGAACGCGATGCCTTCCACGACGATCCTGGCGTCGTCCTCCGGGAAGATCTGAACCGTGACCGAGGGGGAGCCGCCCAGCTCCACGTACGCCTCGTGCGGCAGCGAACCGTCCGCGTCGAGGACGGCGAACGCGCCGGACGAGGTGCGCCGGGACGTCTGGTCCGCGCCGATGTCGTCGGTCACCGTCATCTCCAGCTCGAACTCCTGGGCGATCTCACGGATCGCGACGACGGCGGCTTCGGTGCTGGGCAGGTGCGGGTGTGCCATGGGGGCGATCATGCCTCAGCCGGGAAAGCGCAGGTACTCCGGCGGTACGGCATCGGCCAGCCAGACGCCGTTGGCGCTGACGCGGAACACGTGTCCGGCCCGGTGCATGGCTCCGGCGTCGACGCTGAGCACCACCGGCCGGCCCCGGCGCGCACCGACCCGGGTCGCGGTCTCCCGGTCGGGGGAGAGGTGCACGTGGTGGCGGGCCATGGGGCGCAACCCCTCCGCCCGGATCGCGGGGAGCAGGGCGGCGACCGTACCGTGGTAGAGGTACGCGGGCGGTTCCGCGGCCGGCAGGTCCAGGTCCACCGCGATGGTGTGGCCCTGGCTGGCCCGGATGCGGGTGCCCTCGATCGCGAAGCGCTTCTTGTCGTTGGTCGCGACGACGTGGTCGAGTTCCTCGCGGGTGATCACGAAGCCGTTGCGTGCGGTGGCCTGGAGCAGCGCCTCGATCTCGGTCCAGCCGTGGGCGTCGAGGACGAGGCCGATGCGCTCCGGCTGGTGGCGCAGGTGCTTGGAGAGGTACTTCGAGACCTTCACCGTGCGGCGCTCGTCCGGCGGTTGTCGTCGTGCGGTTCCATTCATTGCGTCAGGATGCCGGAGCGCGGTTTTCCGGGGCCATCGATTTCCGCTGGGATGTTTGATCCACAGCCAAAGCGACTTATCCACAGGCGAGTTGACGATTCTGTGGACAACAGGGCAGTGTTTTCAGGTGGATTGAGTAACTTCGCCACCGATTGAGCGATTTGCGGAAAGCGCGTCCAATGTTCTTTTGTGGACCTCTCGTTCCGTGGCGGCGGCGACGAAGGCCGCGACGCCCTCCGGACCCACCAGACCCTGAACCGCCCTTATCGTTCCGGCCGGAAGGGTCACCGGGCGCGGCTCGTCGTCCTTCACGGCCGGTGCCTCGGGCGGCGCCAGATGCAGCTGGAGATGCCGGGTCGCCAACAGGCGCATGGCCCGAGCCAGTTCGGCGTCCACCGTCTGCTGGGCGAGCGGCCGGAGCCGCCGCACCATCGTCGCCGCCTCGGCCGCGTCCGTGTCCGTCGGGGGGCGGTGCTCCAGATAGCGCGCGAAGACGTACTCGGTGGTGAACTCCAGGAAACGGGACGCTATGTGCTCCACCTGGTCCCGAAGTTCCCTCAGATGCCCGGTGATTGCCGCGAGCGGCACCCCGGCCGCGTACAACTCGGCCGCCACCGCGAGTTCCTGGGGACTCGGTACGAGGTACTCCTCGCCCTCCCGGCCCGGGAGCCGCTCCAGTACGCCGAGCTCGACGGCCTCCAGGATGGCCGCCTCGTCCGGTGTGCCGCCGAAGCGGGCGTCCAGCTCCTCGCGGGAGATCCGGTCCGCCTCCTCGTCCGTCCACGGCCCGTGCACCTCCGCGACGAGGCCCAGCACCCCGCCGAGGCCCCGGCCGGTGTCCCAGGCCTCCAGGAGTTCCTTGATCGAGGCCAGGGTGTAGCCCCGGTCGAGGAGGTCGGCGATCTGCCGGAGCCGCGCCAGGTGCGCGTCCCCGTACACGTTCGACCTGCCCCGCCGCTCCGGGCGGGGCAGCAGCCCGCGGTCCTGGTAGGCGCGGATCGTCCGGACCGTGGCCCCGCTGTGATGGGCGAGATCCTCGATCCGGTACTCCGGCTGTGCTGACTGCTCGGACAAAACCGCTCCCACCGACCGCTCGCTCCACCCCGCCGCCGCGAGGCCCCTCCTGCAAGGGATCGTACGACCGCCGCCCCCGACCCGGCCCCGCGCGGGTCGGACGGCCCGCGCCGGTCCCCCTCGCTACGCCGGCGGCTGCCACCGTGCGAACGCCCGCAGTACTCCCGGGCTCAGCCGGGAGATGAAGTGCGCGCTCCGGGCCTCGGGGGTCACCGGGACCACCGCGCGGTCGTGCAGAACCGCACCCAGGATCGCGTCCGCGACCTTCTCCGGCGGATAGTTCCGCAGGCCGTACAGCCGGGACGCCTTCCGCTGGCGCCGCTTCTCCTCCGCCTCGTCCGTGACTCCCGCGAACCGCGCGGTCGACGTGATGTTGGTGTTGACGATGCCGGGGCAGATCGCGGACACCCCGATGCCCTGGCCGGCCAGTTCCGCGCGCAGGCACTCGCTGAGCATCAGCACCGCCGCCTTCGACGTGCTGTACGCGGGCAGCGCGCGGGACGGCTGGAACGCGGCGGCGGACGCGGTGTTCACGATGTGACCGCCCTGGCCGCGCGCGGTCATCTGGGCGCCGAAGACCCGGCACCCGTGGATCACACCCCACAGGTTGACGTCGAGGACCCGCTTCCACTCCTCGCTCGTCGTGTCGAAGAAGGAACCGGTGAGCCCGATGCCCGCGTTGTTGACGAGGACATCGACGATCCCGTACTCGCTCGCCACCTTGGCGGCCAACTTCTCCATCGCCTGCTCGTCGGCGACGTCGACGGTCTCGCCCCAGGCCTCGGGCGCACCGATCAGCCGCGCCATCTCGGCCGTGCGGACCGCGCCCTCGGCGTCCCGGTCGACGGCCACCACCCGGGCGCCGGCCTCCGCGAAGGCGAAGGCCGTGGCCCGCCCGATGCCGCTGGCCGCCCCGGTCACCAGCACCAGCCGGCCGCCGAACCGCTCCGCGTACTCCGGCTTCACCCCGCTCTTCGCCACCGTCTCCGCGACCGGCTTCGGCGCCCTCGTCGACGGTTCCTCGTTGGCCCGGACGAAGTCGCCGATCCAGGCGGAGAGCTGGTCGGGACGGGTGCGGGGCACCCAGTGCTTGGCGGGGATCGTGCGCCGGGTCAGGTCCGGCACCCAGCTGCCCAGGTCGTCGTAGAGCCGCTCGGAGAGGAACGCGTCCCCGGTCGGGGTGATCAGCTGCACGGGCGCGTGCGCGTACGCGTCGGCGCGCGGTCTGCCGAGACGCGCGCGGACGTTGTCCCGGTAGAGCCAGGCGCCGTTCGCCGC contains:
- a CDS encoding MarR family winged helix-turn-helix transcriptional regulator translates to MSSDRQPVEDPDDAAAPPPAPSRGGAFLLAQLGAHAAGRFGERVGALGLAPPDVGLLRMIAMQPGRSQRSLAADLGVVPSRVVALIDNLEQKGFVERRRSVEDRRHHELYVSEGGRRALEGVREVAAAHEDELFAALDEEDRVRLTALLGRIAEQQGLTPGVHPGYRNLPKRAGGRPN
- a CDS encoding DUF6083 domain-containing protein, translating into MALCPECEGTGASPPARDPVLVGDVLAGLVDAVAHGRQPQPSVANCRRCGASAAWHRTVRGRWIMIEPGELAAGVVPAGSRWRVAGDGTAVNLGSAVPSDTCRVSHFDVCPAGPEPAGSPVMQALWRGHARRTA
- a CDS encoding LLM class flavin-dependent oxidoreductase, with the translated sequence MRLSTVILPIHRWSEGQKTWRRAEDLGFHAAYTYDHLSWRTFRDGPWFGALPTLTAAATATERMRLGTLVTSPNFRHPVTLAKELMTLDDISDGRITLGIGAGGNGFDATALGQEPWTPKERADRFGEFVALLDQLLTEDAVTETGTFYSADEARNIPGCVQRPRLPFAVAATGPRGLKLAARYGQAWVTTGDPKIFEEGTPEQSVAALRGQVEKLGKACAETGREVAELDKVLLTGFTPDRSRPLESVDAFVDFAGRHREIGFTEIVIHWPIPDSDFAADQAVFERIATEALTQLG
- a CDS encoding DNA-binding protein, giving the protein MNNRLEAVVLDSQGLSAWISQDRAVLAMIRSFHSMAADLVVCANTIVEVMHARVNTPRLNWVLSQVKVEAVTEQTARAAAGLLREAALHGHKYAIDATVAELALRQPGPVAMLTSDVDDMAKLCGNRVRLIAI
- a CDS encoding pyridoxamine 5'-phosphate oxidase family protein, which codes for MNETDGTGEADGTGGTGGTGGTGATGDAPAAPGPRSLAARRRDTAHRLDHDVDVWVATASADGVPYLVPLSFDWDGAALLVATPADSPTGRNLAATGTARLGLGATRDVTMIEGDVEVLEMDALPEERRDRFAARTGFDPFALTTAYRWFRITPRRVQAWREADELRGRELMRDGDWLA
- a CDS encoding RNA 2'-phosphotransferase yields the protein MNGTARRQPPDERRTVKVSKYLSKHLRHQPERIGLVLDAHGWTEIEALLQATARNGFVITREELDHVVATNDKKRFAIEGTRIRASQGHTIAVDLDLPAAEPPAYLYHGTVAALLPAIRAEGLRPMARHHVHLSPDRETATRVGARRGRPVVLSVDAGAMHRAGHVFRVSANGVWLADAVPPEYLRFPG
- a CDS encoding MerR family transcriptional regulator, with the protein product MSEQSAQPEYRIEDLAHHSGATVRTIRAYQDRGLLPRPERRGRSNVYGDAHLARLRQIADLLDRGYTLASIKELLEAWDTGRGLGGVLGLVAEVHGPWTDEEADRISREELDARFGGTPDEAAILEAVELGVLERLPGREGEEYLVPSPQELAVAAELYAAGVPLAAITGHLRELRDQVEHIASRFLEFTTEYVFARYLEHRPPTDTDAAEAATMVRRLRPLAQQTVDAELARAMRLLATRHLQLHLAPPEAPAVKDDEPRPVTLPAGTIRAVQGLVGPEGVAAFVAAATEREVHKRTLDALSANRSIGGEVTQST
- a CDS encoding SDR family oxidoreductase; translation: MAGLNGPTAGLKGARERWVRTGGIELCVAELGEPDRPTVLLVHGYPDSKEVWSEVAGRLAEDFHVVLYDVRGHGRSTAPAPLRGGFTLEKLTDDFLAVADAVSPDRPVHLVGHDWGSVQSWEFVTVARTEGRIASFTSMSGPSLDHFGHWIKRRMTRPTPRRVGQLLGQGAKSWYVYMLHTPVLPELAWRGPLGKRWPKILERVEKVPAGDYPTPSLPSDAANGAWLYRDNVRARLGRPRADAYAHAPVQLITPTGDAFLSERLYDDLGSWVPDLTRRTIPAKHWVPRTRPDQLSAWIGDFVRANEEPSTRAPKPVAETVAKSGVKPEYAERFGGRLVLVTGAASGIGRATAFAFAEAGARVVAVDRDAEGAVRTAEMARLIGAPEAWGETVDVADEQAMEKLAAKVASEYGIVDVLVNNAGIGLTGSFFDTTSEEWKRVLDVNLWGVIHGCRVFGAQMTARGQGGHIVNTASAAAFQPSRALPAYSTSKAAVLMLSECLRAELAGQGIGVSAICPGIVNTNITSTARFAGVTDEAEEKRRQRKASRLYGLRNYPPEKVADAILGAVLHDRAVVPVTPEARSAHFISRLSPGVLRAFARWQPPA